GAACGCCATCTTGCTCACGCTTTTGATGGGGTAGAATTAAAGGACTCGTATCCGATAAATGGTATAGCTGTTCTTCGAATAATTACGCCATCCGGAACATTTGATCATCAGATATTAATAAATTTGGTTGCTAGTGATGATTTTCCATTCTAAAAAATACCTAACAATCGAAATGGTAGGCAGACATAAAATTTTCAGACGTTGTCATTTTACATATTATATTATTTATCATGATAAACTTTGGCGTTACAGAACAGAAGAAACAAGAGCTTGAGCAGCGGATGCAGAACTGCAATCTGCTTGAGGGCGATTTAGAGGAAAAATTCGTCCGCAGCGGCGGAGCCGGAGGACAAAAAGTCAATAAAACTTCTACCTGCGTCTATCTGAAACACATCCCCACAGGCCTATTCGTCAAGGTGCAAAAGAGCCGAAGCCAGCAATTGAATCGCTTTTATGCCAGAAGGCAACTTTGTGAATTAATCGAGAATAAACAACTGGGAAAAGACAGCCCGCAGGCGAAAAAAATTGAAAAAATCAGAAAGCAGAAAGACCGCCGCCGGCGCCGGCATTAAAATACCACCCTCTTGACACAAAAGATAACGCATCGTAAAATTTCACTATATTTTAGAAAGGACTTAAAATATGAAAAAAGTTTTATTGGTTATGTTAATGGCATCGATGCTGGTTCTCGCTGGCTGCAAAGATAAAAAAGACCCCGTACAGAATAACGAAGGCCCTATGCAAAAAGCGGGTGAAAAGGCGGATAATGCCGCCGAGAAAACTGGCGAGGCCGTCAAAGACGCAGCTGACGCGACAGGCAGTACTGTTAA
The sequence above is drawn from the Planctomycetaceae bacterium genome and encodes:
- a CDS encoding peptide chain release factor-like protein, whose protein sequence is MINFGVTEQKKQELEQRMQNCNLLEGDLEEKFVRSGGAGGQKVNKTSTCVYLKHIPTGLFVKVQKSRSQQLNRFYARRQLCELIENKQLGKDSPQAKKIEKIRKQKDRRRRRH